Part of the Uranotaenia lowii strain MFRU-FL unplaced genomic scaffold, ASM2978415v1 HiC_scaffold_1184, whole genome shotgun sequence genome, cataatttttcatgaaactatAGCAGTTCAAACTTTCATTGCTGacaatttttcaacggaaatggAGGCACCGTATCAGTAAGATTTGAAGTTCGAGGTTCCGTATCCTTAGGAAGAAACATCCAGTGTGTGTTTTCTATCCGTAACAGTTCcttcctaaaaaaaataaattggaaatgAGTTCATTGAGGATaatcaaatcgaaaaatatacTAACCTTTTCATCCGGATGGTTTCAaatctttctaaatttttcattttcgccGGTGTCCTTGGGCGAAATGGCCCTGaagagaaaaatagaaaatgaaacCCTACTGAAtggttttgctaattttttttgagaagatCGATCATACTCACCAGAAAAACAAATGTTCCTGCGCCTTGCAAACCTCCATCAACTTTTTGATACGTATAGCAAATCAAATGTCAATTTgataaacattgactacttgatgtgaTACTACATTGctggttgtgatattacactaaAAGACTTGCTCACATGGTGTACATAGAAAAGATGTAATATTAAAacaattatccaaaaaaatacATCGGTTGGCTTACATCTTCATAAATTACATCGGCcagcgttacatttttttttgctgtgcaaCCTAGAGCTTTgttgtttgtatttttcaacAGCCAAATTTCCTGCATGAATAGTTTAGCTCTTGTGACAACGGGTCCAAGCATTCCAAGAGGATCGAAAATTTTTGCAATCCGATATAGAATAACTCTTTTGGTAAGAGTTTCCGATGAGTCTGGTGAAAACTCCAAATTGAACCGAAAAGTATCCGTCTTTGGCTCCCAAACCAATCCTAGGGTTTTGACTGTTTTCTCAGCTTCAAAATCAATCCCGTCACCAAACGGAATGGCCAAATTGTCCTCGCTAATACCTTCCAGGGCCGCTGGAATATTGGACACCCATTTCCGCAGACGGAATCCGCCACTTTGAGTGAGATCGTCGAGCTGTTTCCGTAGCACCCTTGCTTCATCTACATCCATAGCTCCCGTGATGACGTCGTCCATGTAAACGTCTTTTCCAAGTCTTTTTGCAGCCAAAGGGTAATTTTCCGCCTCATCTAAACTCAGCTGTTTAAGTACACGTGTCGCTAGAAAAGGAGCTGGCTTTGTGCCGTAAGTAACGGTCAACAGTTCAAAGGTGTCGATGGGGTTCGTTGGGGAAAAACGCCACAGAATTCGCTGTAGTGGCAAGTCGGCAGCATCGATCCAAACCTGCCGAAACATCTTTTCAACATCAGCGATCAAAATTATGGGAAAAACCTGCTTCGAATAATCAACGTCCGCAAATCATCTTGGATAACTGGCCCATTTAAAAGTGCGTCGTTGAGGGAAACTCCATTTGTTGATTTTGCCGAGGCATCGAACACAACccgaacacgtgttgtagtgcTAGAAGCTTTGATAACCGGATGGTGGGGAAGATAGAAGTGGGGAATATTATCGTTCGGTTCTATAACCTTTTTCATATGACCATGACTTAAATACTCAGACATGAAGTCATTGTATTCGCTCCTCAGCGATTCGTTTTGACCTAGACGCCGTTCCAACTGTAGCAACCTTCGTAAAGCAGCAGATTTAGAATCTCCAAGACGTGCCACAGCTTCGGGGGATTTCGGCAAACCAACTTTGTACCGACCATCGTTTGCTCTTTTTACCgtctgaataaaaatttcctCACATCGGGTTTCTTCCACGGAATATTTAGACGAAGATCGATCTTCTTCGATTTCCCAAAATTTGCTCATTAATTTTTCCAAAGATTGTGAAATTGATGAATGCTGGCATAAGATAGTCAAATATACTTCGCACGTTTAACGTTTTCTCACATTAGGATTTAGAAGAGAAAGATACTTTCACTCTTACTTTTCGGCTTTGAATGAACATCTGTTTTATTAACATACTGTGCTTATATACTAGTTTACATGTTGTTCTTAACTTAGGTagaatgtttgtttatttgagtATGCTATGCCTTCACGCGCGGCAGGTAAGGTCAGCGCGTGTTTATTTAGGTAACGTAAATTTGGTCTTGGCATTGGATGCCGTTGTGTTTGGGTTTATTCTTTTATTATGGTCGCAAAGAAAGGTTGCTGGCTATGGGTTTTTTGCAATAAGTAAAAAGATTGCTTTAGGTTTTCCCGCTGTGCTTGTGCTTTATGAATGTGTAAAAACATAACGTTTATTTTGGTCTTTTGGGTTTTCTTGATTATTATGAGTTTATGGACGATTGCTTCATTACTTGGTTATTGTAATATACTACGGTGATTAGGCTAATTATGCTAACAGGGAGGTACAGTACACCTCCCCCCTAAAAAAAAGAATGTCGAATTATTTGAGGCATTCTTATTTATGCCTTTATTACCCTATTCATGTGTACTACAGTTTCTTTGTTGGGGGTTCGTTGGGGAAAAACGCCACAGAATTCGCTGTAGTGGCAAGTCGGCAGCATCGATCCAAACCTGCCGAAACATCTTTTCAACATCAGCGATCAAAATTATGGGAAAAACCTGCTTCGAATAATCAACGTCCGCAAATCATCTTGGATAACTGGCCCATTTAAAAGTGCGTCGTTGAGGGAAACTCCATTTGTTGATTTTGCCGAGGCATCGAACACAACccgaacacgtgttgtagtgcTAGAAGCTTTGATAACCGGATGGTGGGGAAGATAGAAGTGGGGAATATTATCGTTCGGTTCTATAACCTTTTTCATATGACCATGACTTAAATACTCAGACATGAAGTCATT contains:
- the LOC129759179 gene encoding uncharacterized protein LOC129759179, producing MSKFWEIEEDRSSSKYSVEETRCEEIFIQTVKRANDGRYKVGLPKSPEAVARLGDSKSAALRRLLQLERRLGQNESLRSEYNDFMSEYLSHGHMKKVIEPNDNIPHFYLPHHPVIKASSTTTRVRVVFDASAKSTNGVSLNDALLNGPVIQDDLRTLIIRSRFFP
- the LOC129759180 gene encoding uncharacterized protein LOC129759180; the encoded protein is MSKFWEIEEDRSSSKYSVEETRCEEIFIQTVKRANDGRYKVGLPKSPEAVARLGDSKSAALRRLLQLERRLGQNESLRSEYNDFMSEYLSHGHMKKVIEPNDNIPHFYLPHHPVIKASSTTTRVRVVFDASAKSTNGVSLNDALLNGPVIQDDLRTLIIRSRFFP